In Burkholderiales bacterium, the following proteins share a genomic window:
- a CDS encoding HlyD family efflux transporter periplasmic adaptor subunit: protein MDTSTQRKPAFDAQPPSQQRGIFSLINRASTPAHAMAARVLELQATVLSHESFEAAAAAFAGEVAQLLAFDRAAIGFIKGSHVRVVAMSNTAEADRAHELNDAFSSAMEEAIDQSSTIVLPVEAGARPLITLANATLSRRYGGAVLTVPLVRRGVAFGAMTLARADGERPSREDIALAEHIAAMTGPLLELKRDGEKSWHSRLGDVLKRCGRALVSPGHTAGKAAAVGLGLLIALLCFVPVSYRVGAQARVEGSVQRALVAPSDGFLRTVNVRPGDRVKADQVLVEMAGEDLDAERRKWQSELTQHENAASAALARSDRAQYVINQSKADEARAQLDLVERQLGRARVVAPFDGIVIKGDLTQSLGAPLRRGDVLVTVAPADQFRLLIEVDERDIGDVRAGQTGSVALGAIDRALSFKVARVTPVATTREGRNFFEVEAELAEAAPLRPGLRGVAKIDAGTSSIAWAWTHRLVQWARLTLFQWGL from the coding sequence ATGGACACGAGCACGCAACGCAAGCCGGCCTTCGACGCGCAGCCGCCCTCGCAGCAGCGCGGCATCTTCTCGCTCATCAACCGCGCTTCGACGCCTGCTCACGCGATGGCCGCACGCGTGCTCGAGCTCCAGGCGACGGTGCTGTCGCACGAATCGTTCGAAGCCGCGGCCGCGGCTTTCGCGGGCGAGGTCGCGCAGCTCCTGGCGTTCGACCGCGCCGCGATCGGTTTCATCAAAGGCAGCCACGTGCGCGTCGTCGCGATGTCCAACACCGCCGAAGCCGACCGCGCGCACGAGCTCAACGATGCGTTCAGCTCGGCGATGGAAGAAGCGATCGACCAGTCGAGCACGATCGTGCTGCCGGTCGAGGCCGGCGCGCGGCCGCTGATCACGCTGGCGAACGCGACGCTTTCCCGGCGTTACGGCGGCGCGGTGCTCACGGTGCCGCTGGTGCGGCGGGGTGTAGCGTTCGGCGCGATGACGCTGGCGCGCGCGGACGGCGAGCGCCCGTCGCGCGAAGACATCGCGCTGGCCGAGCACATCGCCGCGATGACCGGCCCGCTGCTGGAATTGAAGCGCGACGGCGAGAAGTCGTGGCACTCGCGCCTCGGCGACGTGCTCAAGCGCTGCGGCCGCGCGCTGGTCTCGCCCGGCCACACCGCGGGCAAGGCCGCCGCGGTCGGGCTCGGATTGCTCATCGCGTTGCTCTGCTTCGTTCCGGTCTCGTATCGCGTCGGCGCGCAGGCGCGCGTCGAAGGCTCGGTGCAGCGCGCGCTGGTCGCGCCGTCCGACGGCTTCCTGCGCACCGTGAACGTGCGGCCCGGCGACCGCGTGAAAGCCGACCAGGTGCTGGTCGAGATGGCCGGGGAAGACCTCGACGCCGAGCGCCGCAAGTGGCAGAGCGAGCTCACCCAGCACGAGAACGCCGCCTCCGCCGCGCTCGCCCGCAGCGACCGCGCGCAGTACGTGATCAACCAGTCCAAAGCCGACGAAGCGCGCGCCCAGCTCGACCTCGTCGAGCGCCAGCTCGGCCGCGCGCGCGTGGTCGCGCCGTTCGACGGCATCGTCATCAAGGGCGATCTCACCCAATCGCTCGGCGCGCCGCTGCGGCGGGGCGACGTGCTCGTCACCGTCGCGCCCGCGGACCAGTTCCGCCTGCTGATCGAAGTCGACGAGCGCGACATCGGCGACGTGCGCGCCGGCCAGACCGGCAGCGTCGCGCTGGGCGCGATCGACCGCGCCCTGTCGTTCAAGGTCGCGCGCGTGACGCCGGTCGCCACGACCCGGGAAGGCCGCAACTTCTTCGAGGTCGAAGCCGAGCTGGCCGAAGCCGCGCCGCTGCGGCCGGGCCTGCGCGGCGTCGCCAAGATCGATGCGGGCACGAGCTCGATCGCGTGGGCGTGGACCCACCGCCTCGTTCAGTGGGCGCGTCTCACGCTGTTCCAGTGGGGCTTGTAA
- a CDS encoding PqqD family peptide modification chaperone, which produces MRESLFSPLWYRVAEKHPHLSPEVRVLRQQVRDERWYLLVNPANGRQFRVNAEAWAFIGRCDGNLSVEQVWNTLLEQYRDDAPTQNDVIQLLAQLDEHELLAYEHAADPAALERRRSERAKAKAQGFVNPFAMRVPLGDPSKFLQKFGALPRFLFNRYTFALWTLVVVAAFFAAASHWDGLSKHAGSYMGTPRYLLLAWIVFPILKALHELAHALTVRRWGGTVQGMGFSLFVLVPAPYVDASAAAGFRSRYQRVIVGAAGMMAELVVASLALLVWLNVQPGLVADLAFVTMFIASVTTVIFNANPLLPFDAYFIACDVLDLPNLGPRSRTWWSRALLRGIGGERAPELMASSRGEAKWLIAYAPLALVYRIALSIGIVVWLGGHSTLLAAAGAVALVFSVIAKPLYAMVARMRDMLPPGSARRRAGFFGMGAAGALLVVICAVPLPFHTIASGVVWPPEHARLRPGTDGFIAEMLARDGDRVAAGDVLVVLEDPALIVERERLTNRVEQLEAGRYSALTASPEQAKNAEEELVRVQEDLKRVNDKIAELEVRAQADGVLVMPQQQDLPGTFVRKGATIGYVLERREIGVRAALPEYDAAFLRGGARGVEVRLAGDTVTIPAKMVRDIPAATHELPSPALGDKNGGSLATDPADTDGVKTQEPVVLVDVALPETALERVGSRAWVRFDHGATPLAARWYRQARQVLLQHFNPAG; this is translated from the coding sequence GTGCGCGAATCGCTCTTCAGCCCGCTGTGGTACAGGGTCGCTGAAAAGCATCCGCACCTCTCGCCCGAGGTGCGCGTGCTGCGCCAGCAGGTGCGCGACGAGCGCTGGTACCTGCTCGTCAATCCCGCCAACGGCCGGCAGTTCCGCGTCAACGCCGAAGCTTGGGCGTTCATCGGGCGCTGCGACGGCAACCTCTCGGTCGAGCAGGTGTGGAACACGCTGCTCGAGCAGTATCGCGACGACGCGCCGACCCAGAACGACGTCATCCAGCTCCTCGCCCAGCTCGACGAGCACGAGCTCCTCGCCTACGAGCACGCGGCCGATCCCGCCGCGCTGGAGCGCCGCCGCAGCGAGCGCGCCAAAGCCAAGGCGCAGGGCTTCGTCAATCCGTTCGCGATGCGCGTGCCGCTCGGCGATCCGTCGAAGTTCCTCCAAAAGTTCGGAGCGCTGCCGCGCTTCCTCTTCAACCGCTACACGTTCGCGCTGTGGACGCTCGTCGTCGTCGCGGCGTTTTTCGCCGCGGCCTCGCACTGGGACGGTCTGTCGAAGCATGCCGGCAGCTACATGGGCACGCCGCGCTACCTGCTGCTGGCGTGGATCGTCTTTCCGATATTGAAAGCGCTGCACGAGCTCGCGCACGCGCTGACGGTGCGCCGCTGGGGCGGCACGGTGCAGGGGATGGGGTTCAGCCTGTTCGTGCTCGTGCCCGCGCCGTACGTCGACGCGTCGGCCGCCGCCGGTTTCCGCTCGCGCTACCAGCGCGTGATCGTCGGCGCCGCGGGCATGATGGCCGAGCTCGTCGTCGCGTCGCTCGCGCTGCTCGTCTGGCTCAACGTCCAGCCCGGCCTCGTCGCCGATCTCGCGTTCGTCACGATGTTCATCGCGAGCGTGACGACGGTGATCTTCAACGCCAACCCGCTGCTGCCGTTCGACGCGTACTTCATCGCGTGCGACGTGCTCGACCTGCCGAACCTCGGACCGCGCAGCCGCACGTGGTGGTCGCGCGCCCTCCTGCGCGGCATCGGCGGCGAGCGCGCGCCCGAGCTGATGGCGTCATCCAGGGGCGAAGCGAAATGGCTCATCGCCTACGCGCCGCTCGCGCTCGTCTATCGCATCGCCCTGTCGATCGGCATCGTGGTGTGGCTCGGCGGGCACTCGACGCTGCTCGCCGCGGCGGGGGCGGTCGCGCTCGTCTTCAGCGTCATCGCCAAACCGCTCTATGCGATGGTCGCGCGCATGCGCGACATGCTGCCGCCGGGCAGCGCGCGCCGCCGCGCGGGCTTCTTCGGCATGGGCGCGGCGGGCGCGCTGCTGGTCGTGATCTGCGCCGTGCCGCTGCCTTTCCACACCATCGCCAGCGGCGTGGTGTGGCCGCCGGAGCACGCGCGGCTGCGTCCCGGCACCGACGGCTTCATCGCCGAGATGCTGGCGCGCGACGGCGACCGTGTGGCCGCCGGCGACGTGCTGGTGGTGCTGGAAGACCCGGCGCTGATCGTCGAGCGCGAGCGCCTCACCAACCGCGTCGAGCAGCTCGAGGCCGGCCGCTACAGCGCGCTCACCGCCAGTCCCGAGCAGGCGAAGAACGCCGAGGAAGAGCTCGTGCGCGTCCAGGAAGACCTGAAGCGCGTGAACGACAAGATCGCCGAGCTCGAAGTGCGCGCGCAGGCGGACGGCGTGCTCGTCATGCCGCAGCAGCAGGACCTGCCCGGCACGTTCGTGCGCAAAGGCGCCACGATCGGCTATGTGCTCGAGCGCCGCGAGATCGGCGTGCGCGCGGCGCTGCCCGAATACGATGCGGCGTTCCTGCGAGGCGGCGCGCGCGGCGTCGAAGTGCGCCTCGCCGGCGACACCGTGACGATACCCGCGAAGATGGTGCGCGATATCCCCGCCGCGACGCACGAGCTGCCGAGCCCCGCGCTCGGCGACAAGAACGGCGGTTCGCTCGCCACCGACCCCGCCGACACCGACGGCGTGAAGACGCAGGAGCCGGTCGTGCTCGTCGACGTGGCGCTGCCCGAGACCGCGCTGGAGCGCGTCGGCAGCCGCGCGTGGGTGCGCTTCGACCACGGCGCGACGCCGCTCGCGGCGCGCTGGTATCGCCAGGCGCGCCAGGTCCTGCTCCAGCACTTCAATCCCGCGGGTTAA
- a CDS encoding prepilin peptidase, with protein sequence MLPVPGIVLGVYPERRTGARDPVEALLAKAKTFLPVRAASTNDRFIAAVNAHSAALEGADEACIAERVVQIRARLARHGLADDLVAEAFALVSRTCARTLSMQPFATQLIAARVMLRGALAEMATGEGKTLAAGLCAATAALAGIPIHVITANDYLVARDAKILEPLYSALGLTVAAVTGAVPPHERRPKYDCDIVYCTASELVFDYLRDGLTRKASRGDLFERAAAMASGKAAARKTVLRGLCMALVDEADSVLIDDARVPLILSERVENAGEQRYLKAALDAARRLVSEKDFTLHRGRMAAELTPAGADALDAMGGDGAWKNRLHRDETVCTALAALHLYEQDRHYLVRRGEVTIIDESTGRLAVGRVWSRGLHRLIELKEGLEAGIETATVAQITYQRFFKRYLRLGGMSGTLAEARAELASVYGLEVTRIPLGRPALRVVLPTRLYPDRETQWQAVVQEAIETARTGRPVLIGTDSVAESEALSRRLAQVGQPHAVLNARQDSSEAEIIAAAGQPGRITVATNMAGRGTDIELGPEVAARGGLHVICCQHNVSRRIDRQLVGRCARRGDPGSVRTLLSVDKPLIAKSAPRFVARRVTAPGLERPQRLVRFLVTWPQRIEERRQRNERRELLKRDTHAERALSFGAAKE encoded by the coding sequence GTGCTGCCGGTGCCAGGCATCGTGCTCGGCGTCTATCCCGAGCGGCGCACCGGCGCACGCGATCCGGTGGAAGCGCTGCTCGCCAAGGCGAAGACGTTCTTGCCGGTGCGCGCGGCTTCCACCAACGACCGCTTCATCGCGGCGGTGAACGCGCACTCGGCGGCGCTCGAGGGCGCCGACGAGGCGTGCATCGCCGAGCGCGTGGTGCAGATCCGCGCGCGCCTCGCGCGCCACGGGCTGGCGGACGACCTCGTCGCCGAAGCCTTTGCGCTGGTGTCGCGCACCTGCGCGCGCACGCTCTCGATGCAGCCTTTCGCGACCCAGCTCATCGCCGCCCGCGTCATGCTGCGCGGCGCGCTCGCCGAAATGGCCACCGGCGAGGGCAAGACGCTGGCCGCGGGCCTCTGCGCCGCGACCGCGGCGCTCGCCGGCATCCCGATCCACGTCATCACCGCCAACGACTACCTCGTCGCCCGCGACGCGAAGATCCTCGAGCCGTTGTATTCGGCGCTGGGGCTCACCGTCGCCGCCGTGACCGGCGCGGTGCCGCCGCACGAGCGCCGCCCGAAGTACGACTGCGACATCGTCTACTGCACGGCCAGCGAGCTCGTCTTCGATTACCTGCGCGACGGCTTGACCCGCAAGGCATCGCGCGGCGACCTCTTCGAGCGCGCCGCCGCGATGGCGAGCGGCAAGGCCGCCGCGCGCAAGACGGTGCTGCGCGGATTGTGCATGGCGCTCGTCGACGAAGCCGACTCGGTGCTGATCGACGATGCGCGGGTGCCGCTCATCCTGTCCGAGCGCGTCGAGAACGCAGGCGAGCAGCGCTACCTCAAAGCGGCGCTGGACGCGGCGCGGCGACTCGTTTCCGAGAAGGATTTCACACTTCATCGCGGCCGCATGGCCGCCGAGCTCACGCCGGCGGGCGCCGACGCCCTCGACGCGATGGGCGGCGACGGCGCCTGGAAGAACCGCCTGCACCGCGACGAGACGGTGTGCACCGCGCTCGCCGCGCTGCACCTCTACGAGCAGGACCGGCATTACCTCGTCCGCCGCGGCGAGGTGACGATCATCGACGAATCGACCGGCCGTCTCGCCGTCGGTCGCGTGTGGTCGCGCGGCCTGCATCGACTGATCGAGCTGAAAGAAGGCCTGGAAGCCGGGATTGAGACGGCGACTGTGGCGCAGATCACTTACCAGAGATTTTTTAAGAGGTATCTTCGCTTAGGTGGGATGAGTGGGACTTTGGCCGAAGCGCGCGCGGAGCTCGCCTCGGTGTACGGCCTCGAAGTGACTCGCATTCCCCTCGGCCGGCCCGCCCTCAGGGTCGTGCTGCCCACCCGGCTCTACCCGGATCGCGAAACGCAGTGGCAGGCGGTAGTGCAGGAAGCGATCGAGACTGCCCGGACCGGGCGTCCGGTGCTGATCGGAACCGATTCGGTCGCGGAATCTGAAGCTTTGTCGCGGCGGTTGGCTCAAGTCGGGCAGCCGCATGCCGTTCTAAACGCACGCCAGGATAGCTCGGAGGCCGAAATCATCGCAGCGGCGGGCCAGCCCGGTCGCATCACGGTCGCCACCAACATGGCCGGCCGCGGCACCGACATCGAGCTCGGGCCCGAAGTCGCCGCGCGCGGGGGTCTGCACGTCATCTGCTGCCAGCACAACGTATCCCGGCGCATCGACCGGCAGCTCGTCGGCCGCTGCGCGCGCCGCGGCGACCCGGGCAGCGTGCGCACGCTGCTCAGCGTCGACAAGCCGCTGATCGCCAAAAGCGCGCCGCGGTTCGTCGCGCGGCGGGTGACGGCGCCGGGGCTGGAAAGGCCGCAACGGCTGGTGCGCTTCCTGGTGACGTGGCCGCAGCGTATCGAGGAGCGGCGGCAGCGTAACGAGCGGCGCGAGCTTTTGAAGCGCGACACGCACGCGGAGCGTGCACTGAGTTTTGGAGCGGCGAAAGAATGA
- a CDS encoding efflux RND transporter periplasmic adaptor subunit, producing the protein MKNIVAMLTLAFAAVAAPAHAAQPAPLRCVIEPDRVAEVGTPVIGVVEQVLVDRGDVVRQGQLLAQLRANVERASVGAAEVRAQADADVQAAAANYDFQKQKLARTEELMLKKFVSAQALDQVRAEASVAEQRLAQAREQKRVAQQELQTAHAQLSLRQIRAPFSGIVADRFVNAGERVEVKPLFRIARVDPLRVEIVAPAALYGSVKKGMPAQILPELPNATKLDTKVVLVDKIIDAASNTFRVRAELPNANGAVPSGLRCRAELPGVEAAAPAPASEKRAAASVRPQQASLRVDSRMADAKN; encoded by the coding sequence ATGAAGAACATCGTAGCGATGCTGACGCTCGCTTTCGCGGCTGTAGCGGCGCCGGCCCACGCGGCCCAGCCCGCGCCGCTGCGCTGCGTGATCGAGCCCGACAGGGTCGCCGAAGTCGGCACGCCGGTGATCGGCGTCGTCGAGCAGGTGCTCGTCGACCGCGGCGACGTGGTGCGCCAGGGCCAGCTCCTCGCGCAGCTGCGCGCCAACGTCGAGCGTGCGAGCGTGGGCGCGGCGGAAGTGCGCGCCCAGGCCGACGCCGACGTCCAGGCCGCCGCCGCCAACTACGACTTCCAGAAGCAGAAGCTCGCGCGCACCGAAGAGCTGATGCTGAAGAAGTTCGTGTCGGCGCAGGCGCTCGACCAGGTCCGCGCCGAAGCGAGCGTCGCCGAGCAGCGCCTCGCCCAGGCCCGCGAGCAGAAGCGCGTCGCGCAGCAGGAGCTGCAGACCGCCCACGCCCAACTCAGCCTGCGCCAGATCCGCGCGCCGTTCTCCGGCATCGTCGCCGACCGCTTCGTCAACGCCGGCGAGCGCGTGGAAGTCAAGCCGCTGTTCCGTATCGCGCGCGTCGATCCGCTGCGCGTCGAGATCGTCGCGCCGGCGGCGCTCTACGGCTCGGTCAAGAAAGGCATGCCCGCGCAGATCCTGCCCGAGCTGCCGAACGCGACCAAGCTCGACACCAAGGTCGTCCTCGTCGACAAGATCATCGACGCGGCGAGCAACACTTTCCGCGTTCGCGCGGAGCTGCCGAACGCCAACGGCGCGGTGCCTTCGGGCCTGCGCTGCCGCGCCGAGCTGCCGGGCGTCGAAGCCGCGGCCCCGGCGCCGGCGTCCGAGAAGCGCGCCGCCGCGAGCGTGCGCCCGCAGCAGGCGTCGCTGCGGGTCGATTCGCGCATGGCCGACGCCAAGAACTAA